The Candidatus Binataceae bacterium genome has a window encoding:
- a CDS encoding c-type cytochrome → MAGRPGLDPSEEAKSYSAMFVLMVALLLGAAVWSIWDDNISRRPWKEYQVEFDRLAYNKYMKDAAAEQKVLDADPQYQKDTKGLAQAKAELASGATAKKLDDLRAQLKTTREVADDKEQAARFTKSFLTERWYDYNHAIQEKQDPSHYMAEINQLNAELAVEQKISDAYTAQVQGLKDQIDSINSKEFDLTQKLVEMTKKRDDAIDKADTYLIPIKFGNHVLFRYPKIPKIQQTSIEDFDRNAFDEAVARVDRCQSCHMGIDKRGFEDAPQPFRTHSNFDQIIGKHPTDKLGCTPCHEGQPPAVNSVAMAHGDIEHWEHPLLRGEEMQSRCIKCHVDVGSLRNKDGEQIAVNWVNGERLFQQMDCAGCHLLKGYEDTPKIGPYLKLASAKLDPSWTVRWITNPHVFRPHTRMPNFMFSRDEATKLAAYVLASSDKQSVDWLKAHPEPASLEQDIKNPGLIEEGKGLFESVGCKGCHAIDADQIGAPVGDDAHFIPAATRTAKDFAPNLSHIAEKTGAGWVYAWLKNPRDFSPHTAMPSLRLSDHETEALTAFLMTHGQKKEDPGVETALKDPTNISAGESLVRKFGCFGCHEVEGMDKESRIGVELTTFGSKHLDELFFGDRTDVPETWNDWTFHKLQDPRIYATKDVEQLMPNFEFQDADIKNLRVFLASLTEGTVLEKYRMPGSAEQDAIVAGRRMVNYYNCVGCHIVENRGGYIRRFYPEDQINLAPPILNGEGLKVQPDWLFTFLQGPTPIRPWLKIRMPTFHFDNHEGDTLVNYFTSLSGVQVPYEFLNTNLIATPTLEAGAKLMSKDYFNCFSCHQQGDKKPEGPPTGWAPDLGLAHSRLNPEWILLWLKNPQAVQPGTKMPSFYPGGPDDILGGNEAEQIKAIRDYIFWFGTHPGQALPSGTPVKVTSK, encoded by the coding sequence ATGGCGGGCAGACCGGGGCTTGATCCCAGCGAAGAAGCAAAATCCTACAGCGCGATGTTCGTGCTGATGGTCGCACTGTTGCTGGGAGCGGCGGTGTGGTCCATCTGGGACGACAACATTTCGCGCCGCCCGTGGAAAGAATACCAGGTCGAGTTCGACCGGCTCGCCTACAACAAGTACATGAAGGACGCGGCCGCGGAGCAGAAAGTGCTCGACGCGGATCCCCAATACCAGAAGGACACCAAAGGACTTGCCCAGGCGAAGGCCGAACTTGCCTCCGGCGCCACCGCCAAGAAACTCGACGACCTGCGCGCCCAGCTTAAGACCACCAGGGAAGTTGCCGACGACAAGGAACAGGCGGCGCGCTTCACCAAGTCGTTCCTCACCGAGCGATGGTACGATTACAACCACGCAATCCAGGAGAAGCAGGACCCCTCGCACTACATGGCGGAGATAAACCAGCTCAACGCGGAACTCGCGGTCGAGCAAAAAATCTCCGATGCCTACACAGCCCAGGTCCAGGGCCTCAAGGATCAGATCGATTCCATCAACTCAAAAGAGTTCGACCTGACCCAGAAGCTGGTCGAAATGACCAAGAAGCGCGACGACGCTATCGATAAGGCCGACACCTATCTGATCCCGATAAAATTCGGCAACCACGTGCTCTTCCGTTATCCCAAGATCCCCAAGATCCAGCAGACCTCAATCGAAGATTTCGATCGCAACGCCTTCGACGAAGCCGTAGCGCGCGTCGACCGCTGTCAGTCCTGCCACATGGGTATCGACAAGCGCGGCTTCGAAGATGCGCCGCAACCGTTCCGCACCCATTCCAACTTCGATCAGATCATCGGCAAACATCCTACCGATAAGCTCGGCTGCACTCCTTGCCATGAAGGGCAACCTCCCGCGGTCAATTCGGTTGCGATGGCGCACGGAGACATCGAGCACTGGGAGCACCCGCTCCTGCGCGGCGAAGAGATGCAATCCCGCTGCATCAAGTGTCACGTCGATGTCGGTTCGCTGCGCAACAAGGACGGCGAACAGATCGCGGTGAACTGGGTCAACGGCGAGCGACTGTTCCAGCAGATGGATTGTGCCGGATGCCACCTGCTGAAGGGCTACGAAGACACGCCCAAGATTGGCCCCTATCTGAAGCTCGCCAGCGCCAAGCTCGATCCATCATGGACCGTGCGCTGGATTACCAATCCGCACGTGTTCCGGCCGCATACGCGGATGCCCAACTTCATGTTCTCCCGCGACGAAGCGACCAAGCTCGCCGCATATGTCCTGGCAAGTTCGGACAAGCAGTCGGTGGATTGGCTGAAAGCGCACCCGGAGCCGGCGTCGCTGGAACAGGACATCAAGAACCCCGGCCTGATCGAAGAAGGCAAGGGCCTGTTTGAATCGGTCGGATGCAAGGGCTGCCACGCGATCGATGCAGATCAGATCGGCGCGCCGGTCGGCGACGATGCGCACTTCATCCCGGCCGCCACTCGCACCGCCAAAGATTTCGCTCCGAACCTGAGCCACATCGCCGAGAAGACCGGTGCCGGATGGGTCTATGCCTGGCTGAAGAATCCGCGCGATTTCTCACCCCACACCGCCATGCCGTCGCTGCGGCTTTCCGATCACGAAACCGAGGCCCTGACCGCGTTTCTGATGACGCATGGGCAGAAGAAGGAAGATCCCGGCGTCGAGACCGCGCTCAAAGATCCGACAAATATTAGCGCCGGCGAATCCCTGGTCCGCAAATTCGGCTGTTTCGGATGTCACGAAGTCGAAGGCATGGACAAGGAGTCGCGAATCGGCGTCGAGCTGACCACCTTCGGCTCCAAGCATCTCGACGAGTTGTTCTTCGGTGATCGGACCGACGTTCCGGAGACCTGGAACGACTGGACGTTTCACAAACTCCAGGATCCACGCATCTACGCGACCAAGGATGTCGAGCAGTTGATGCCCAACTTCGAATTCCAGGACGCCGACATCAAGAACCTCCGCGTGTTCCTGGCAAGCCTCACCGAGGGTACCGTACTGGAAAAATACCGGATGCCCGGGAGCGCGGAGCAGGATGCGATCGTTGCCGGTCGGCGGATGGTCAATTACTACAACTGCGTTGGATGCCACATTGTGGAAAATCGTGGCGGTTACATCCGCCGCTTCTATCCCGAGGACCAGATTAATTTGGCGCCGCCGATCCTGAATGGCGAAGGCTTGAAGGTCCAACCCGATTGGCTGTTCACCTTCTTGCAGGGCCCGACCCCGATTCGACCGTGGCTGAAGATTCGGATGCCCACCTTCCATTTCGACAATCACGAGGGCGACACCCTGGTGAATTACTTCACCTCGTTGTCAGGCGTGCAGGTGCCGTACGAATTCCTGAATACCAACCTGATCGCCACTCCGACCCTGGAGGCGGGTGCCAAGCTGATGTCCAAGGACTATTTCAACTGCTTCAGTTGCCATCAGCAGGGCGATAAGAAGCCCGAAGGCCCGCCCACCGGATGGGCCCCCGACCTCGGGTTGGCCCACAGTCGGCTCAATCCCGAATGGATTTTGCTGTGGCTCAAGAATCCACAAGCGGTTCAGCCGGGTACCAAGATGCCGTCGTTTTATCCGGGCGGCCCCGACGACATTTTGGGGGGCAACGAAGCCGAGCAGATTAAGGCGATTCGTGACTACATATTCTGGTTTGGGACGCACCCGGGTCAGGCATTGCCTTCGGGCACGCCGGTCAAGGTGACCAGCAAATAA
- a CDS encoding carboxypeptidase regulatory-like domain-containing protein — MKKFAVLAAGCAAIAIGICVAGYQAAADNTGTISGTVKFDGTAPAPKKVEVTKDKEVCGLKPHFEEALIVGSGGGIANAVVVLKDAKGTVKPGDVKFDQKGCDYVPHVLAFPAGSTVNIINSDGILHNIHTYSKVNPPFNMAQPKFKKVIKQTVEKPEIIKVNCDAHGWMQGWWYVTDTPYYAVTDDNGNFEIKDVPPGSYTIEVWQEKLGTQDQKVDVKAGAAATANFTLKPKA, encoded by the coding sequence ATGAAGAAGTTTGCGGTTTTGGCGGCGGGCTGTGCCGCCATCGCGATAGGCATTTGCGTCGCGGGCTATCAGGCCGCGGCCGACAACACAGGCACTATCAGCGGCACCGTCAAGTTTGACGGGACGGCGCCGGCGCCCAAGAAGGTCGAAGTTACCAAGGACAAGGAAGTTTGCGGGCTCAAACCCCACTTCGAAGAGGCACTGATCGTAGGAAGCGGTGGGGGAATCGCAAACGCCGTGGTGGTGCTCAAGGATGCCAAGGGCACGGTGAAGCCTGGCGACGTGAAGTTCGATCAGAAGGGCTGTGACTACGTGCCGCACGTCCTCGCGTTCCCGGCCGGTTCGACCGTCAACATCATCAACAGCGACGGCATCCTGCATAACATCCACACCTACTCAAAGGTGAACCCGCCCTTCAACATGGCGCAGCCCAAGTTCAAAAAGGTGATCAAGCAAACGGTTGAGAAGCCAGAAATCATCAAGGTCAACTGCGATGCGCACGGATGGATGCAGGGATGGTGGTACGTGACTGATACGCCTTACTACGCGGTGACCGATGACAATGGTAACTTCGAGATTAAAGACGTGCCGCCGGGTAGCTACACGATCGAAGTGTGGCAGGAAAAGCTCGGAACCCAAGACCAGAAAGTCGATGTCAAGGCGGGCGCAGCTGCAACCGCGAACTTCACATTGAAACCCAAGGCGTGA
- a CDS encoding VOC family protein has product MIKRLDHLEVVTADLTDAVSIYERNFDFKVIRSVDGNGASVRIGDSEILLVSGNPAAEIIANSGEGMFALWLEAADVESVAAALRKSGIDPGTIQKEQGRRILTIDPRHANQVPLFIFDRKA; this is encoded by the coding sequence ATGATCAAACGGCTTGATCACCTCGAGGTTGTGACGGCAGACCTGACTGACGCCGTCTCGATCTACGAAAGAAACTTTGATTTCAAGGTGATCCGGTCCGTCGACGGCAACGGCGCCTCAGTCCGAATTGGTGATTCCGAGATCCTCTTGGTGTCCGGCAACCCGGCAGCTGAAATTATCGCTAACTCTGGCGAGGGGATGTTCGCCCTGTGGCTCGAAGCCGCCGACGTGGAGTCGGTTGCGGCGGCGCTTCGCAAATCCGGAATCGATCCCGGCACCATCCAAAAAGAGCAGGGCCGCCGGATCCTCACCATCGACCCCCGACACGCCAACCAGGTTCCGCTGTTCATTTTCGACCGCAAAGCGTGA
- a CDS encoding Rieske 2Fe-2S domain-containing protein, with protein MNARVPHIGTYRRELPVSLERLYENAIDWEHLPYLHRSNFSRIERIESGDWGFRARVWTHPYEEQRGLVIELKLDRDCRRWITSTLEGSGTGTEIWTHAFSLAERTTLVVVDFFVPGARESAVGRLRDYYHRLYARLYDEDVAMMTVRQTELDRIRAGHPSGKATRQVIGQIADLHARLPLETDFAGTRFKVVELDAKLVAFSALCAHMMGPLGDGRIEGGVVECPWHGYRFDIRSGECVSGAACRLTQAPAVKIDSDGKVVLETS; from the coding sequence ATGAATGCGCGAGTTCCGCATATCGGAACTTATCGCCGTGAGCTCCCGGTCAGTCTTGAACGGCTCTACGAAAACGCGATCGATTGGGAACATCTGCCCTACCTGCATCGCTCGAACTTCTCTCGCATCGAACGAATCGAATCGGGCGATTGGGGCTTTCGCGCGCGGGTGTGGACTCATCCATATGAAGAGCAGCGCGGGTTGGTAATCGAACTGAAGCTTGATCGCGATTGCCGGCGCTGGATCACAAGCACCCTGGAAGGCTCCGGTACCGGCACCGAAATTTGGACGCACGCGTTTTCGCTTGCCGAGCGAACCACCCTGGTGGTGGTCGATTTCTTTGTGCCGGGTGCGCGAGAATCCGCCGTCGGTCGGTTGCGGGACTACTACCACAGGCTGTACGCGCGGCTCTATGACGAAGACGTTGCGATGATGACGGTGCGTCAGACCGAGCTCGATCGCATCCGTGCGGGCCACCCTTCGGGAAAAGCGACGCGGCAGGTTATCGGCCAGATCGCGGATTTGCACGCGCGGCTCCCTTTGGAAACCGATTTCGCTGGGACACGGTTCAAAGTCGTGGAGCTCGATGCGAAGCTGGTCGCTTTTTCCGCGCTGTGTGCGCATATGATGGGCCCGCTTGGAGACGGGCGTATCGAGGGCGGAGTCGTGGAGTGCCCGTGGCACGGTTATCGATTCGATATCCGTAGCGGAGAATGCGTCAGCGGCGCGGCTTGCCGGCTCACGCAGGCGCCAGCGGTGAAGATCGATTCTGACGGCAAAGTAGTTCTCGAGACGAGCTAA
- a CDS encoding lysophospholipid acyltransferase family protein: MANQAETVSLASSSPARLFRSLWGALATAACALVTALCAVPAVILARFGQLRALTTLTTVWARSLINICGIRVEIEGLERVRDLGPYVLVCNHQSFFDIFAIAAYMPGRIRFVGKKELMKIPLVGYALKHGGHVIIDRQGGGKEIRRAVEIVRKGFSLCVFAEGHRYSDNRVHEFEDGAAWLAALTKLPAVPMAVSGSGAFFPRLAKVVVPGGKMRMTIGAPIPTANLKSSDRGELTRRLEEAVRALFVEGV, from the coding sequence ATGGCGAATCAGGCCGAAACCGTTTCGTTGGCGTCCAGCTCGCCGGCGCGGCTCTTCCGGAGCCTATGGGGCGCGCTCGCTACTGCTGCCTGTGCGTTGGTGACCGCGTTATGTGCGGTCCCGGCTGTAATTCTCGCAAGGTTCGGACAACTGCGCGCGCTCACAACCCTGACGACCGTCTGGGCACGTTCCCTCATAAACATCTGTGGCATTCGGGTTGAGATCGAGGGGCTGGAAAGGGTTCGAGACTTAGGCCCCTACGTTCTGGTCTGCAACCATCAGAGCTTCTTCGACATCTTTGCCATCGCCGCCTACATGCCGGGACGGATCAGGTTCGTTGGCAAGAAAGAGCTGATGAAGATCCCGTTGGTCGGCTACGCGCTCAAGCATGGCGGTCATGTGATCATCGATCGCCAGGGCGGCGGAAAAGAAATTCGTCGGGCCGTCGAGATCGTCCGCAAGGGCTTCAGTCTTTGCGTGTTCGCGGAAGGCCATCGGTACAGCGACAACCGGGTCCATGAGTTTGAGGACGGCGCAGCTTGGCTTGCCGCCCTGACCAAACTACCGGCAGTGCCGATGGCGGTAAGCGGCTCAGGCGCGTTCTTTCCGCGGCTGGCGAAGGTGGTGGTCCCTGGCGGCAAGATGCGGATGACGATCGGCGCGCCGATTCCCACCGCGAACCTCAAAAGCAGCGACCGTGGAGAATTGACCCGCAGGCTGGAAGAGGCGGTCCGCGCGCTGTTCGTCGAAGGAGTATGA
- a CDS encoding 4Fe-4S binding protein: MPYEIIAENCTGCSACEKRCPTGAISGISKKVYFIEPSLCIDCGACGVICPDEAILNNKGVLTHVLKRAERPVAVVHPDNCNGCGVCIDVCPFECISPSPENSAVYLGRVHVNEKTCVGCLLCEEVCGWDGIYIMPSGQKEEFLNSLGYSSSAEDAA, encoded by the coding sequence ATGCCCTACGAAATCATCGCCGAGAATTGCACCGGATGCAGCGCCTGCGAAAAGCGCTGCCCGACCGGCGCCATTTCCGGAATTTCCAAGAAGGTTTATTTCATCGAACCCAGTCTCTGCATAGATTGCGGGGCGTGTGGAGTAATTTGTCCCGACGAGGCAATTCTCAACAACAAGGGCGTGCTCACCCACGTGCTCAAGCGCGCCGAGCGTCCCGTCGCGGTGGTTCATCCCGACAATTGCAATGGATGCGGAGTCTGCATTGATGTGTGCCCCTTCGAATGCATCTCGCCTTCGCCCGAGAATAGCGCGGTGTATCTGGGACGGGTGCACGTCAACGAGAAGACCTGCGTAGGATGTCTGCTTTGCGAAGAGGTTTGCGGATGGGACGGAATTTACATCATGCCATCCGGCCAGAAAGAGGAATTCCTCAACTCGCTCGGCTATTCCAGCTCGGCAGAAGATGCCGCTTAG
- a CDS encoding FTR1 family protein, translated as MFAHPSVPYFFYSFGILLREGLEAMLVIIALAAGARNAGGRDRSRDVYAGALLAVAASVLLAWAVNHVIGDDASDRLEGVFQFLAAATLFYVSSWLTAKGQSDRWNRFISDKVQVAERSALPALALGATAFLAVIREGAETIVFFQGLTAGATQGLERHAIFAGIIAATLALGLGFWILTRAAYRVPLKPLFSVTSILLYALAVVFVGQGVGSWQEANLLPATFVEHVPQIPAVGLFPTLESLGAQLALILLALTALIAPWMGSRRIKVASQAPQAPRPHLT; from the coding sequence ATGTTCGCCCACCCTTCGGTGCCGTACTTCTTCTACTCGTTCGGCATTCTCCTGCGCGAAGGACTGGAGGCGATGCTGGTCATCATCGCGCTTGCGGCGGGTGCCCGCAACGCGGGCGGTCGGGACCGTTCACGCGACGTTTATGCGGGAGCGTTGCTGGCAGTGGCTGCCAGCGTGTTGCTCGCGTGGGCGGTGAATCATGTAATCGGCGATGACGCGAGCGATAGACTTGAGGGGGTATTCCAATTTCTCGCCGCCGCGACCCTCTTTTACGTGAGCTCCTGGCTTACCGCGAAGGGCCAGTCGGATCGCTGGAACCGGTTTATCTCCGACAAAGTCCAGGTCGCCGAACGGAGCGCGTTGCCGGCACTCGCGCTTGGAGCGACCGCGTTTCTCGCAGTGATCCGCGAGGGCGCGGAGACCATAGTTTTCTTCCAAGGCCTAACGGCCGGGGCGACACAAGGGCTGGAACGTCACGCGATTTTCGCGGGGATCATTGCCGCGACATTGGCGCTCGGGTTGGGGTTCTGGATCCTGACCCGCGCGGCCTATCGAGTTCCGCTTAAGCCACTCTTCTCAGTCACCTCGATTCTGCTTTATGCACTAGCGGTCGTGTTCGTTGGCCAAGGCGTCGGGAGCTGGCAGGAAGCGAATCTTCTCCCCGCAACATTTGTCGAGCATGTGCCGCAGATTCCCGCCGTCGGGCTTTTCCCCACCCTCGAGTCGCTGGGCGCCCAGCTCGCACTGATACTGCTGGCGTTGACCGCGCTTATCGCGCCGTGGATGGGGTCGCGCCGGATAAAGGTTGCGAGCCAGGCGCCGCAGGCGCCGCGGCCGCATCTGACCTGA
- a CDS encoding 3-hydroxybutyryl-CoA dehydrogenase, with the protein MAVSTVGVVGAGQMGSGIAQVTAQAGVRVVMNDVSQEVCSHGLDGIGRNLDRMVQRGRFKPEERDRVIARIDTTTNLEDLACADFVIEAVVENEDAKIGLFQKLDQLCPPEVIFASNTSSISITRMGARTRRADRVIGMHFMNPVPAMRLVEIIRGLATSDETYQATRALAERVGKTTMTAEDFPGFIVNRVLLPMINEAIYTLYEGVGGVTDIDTAMKLGTNQPMGPLELADLIGLDTCLAIMEVMHRVLGDDKYRPCPLLKKYVDAGYLGRKSGRGFYKYDAQGNPIAP; encoded by the coding sequence ATGGCCGTAAGTACGGTTGGAGTAGTGGGCGCGGGGCAGATGGGCTCCGGCATCGCGCAAGTTACGGCGCAGGCCGGCGTGCGCGTCGTGATGAATGATGTCTCGCAGGAGGTGTGCAGTCACGGGCTTGATGGTATTGGACGTAACCTCGACCGCATGGTGCAACGCGGCCGCTTCAAACCCGAAGAGCGCGACCGCGTGATCGCCCGCATCGATACCACCACCAACCTCGAAGACCTCGCCTGCGCCGACTTCGTGATCGAAGCCGTGGTCGAGAATGAAGACGCCAAGATCGGATTGTTCCAAAAGCTCGACCAGCTATGCCCGCCCGAGGTGATTTTCGCCTCCAACACATCGTCCATTTCCATCACCCGGATGGGTGCGCGCACCAGACGTGCCGATCGCGTTATCGGGATGCATTTCATGAACCCGGTTCCCGCCATGCGGCTGGTCGAGATAATCCGTGGTCTCGCCACCTCCGACGAGACCTACCAGGCGACCCGCGCGCTGGCTGAGCGCGTAGGCAAGACCACCATGACCGCTGAGGACTTCCCGGGCTTCATCGTCAACCGCGTGCTGCTCCCGATGATCAACGAAGCGATTTACACCCTCTATGAGGGCGTCGGCGGGGTAACCGACATCGACACGGCGATGAAGCTGGGCACCAACCAGCCGATGGGCCCGCTGGAACTGGCCGATCTGATCGGACTCGACACCTGCCTCGCGATCATGGAGGTAATGCATCGCGTGCTCGGCGACGACAAATACCGCCCGTGTCCGCTGCTCAAGAAATACGTCGATGCGGGATATCTCGGCCGAAAGTCAGGCCGTGGCTTCTACAAATACGATGCGCAGGGCAACCCCATCGCGCCCTAG
- a CDS encoding Lrp/AsnC ligand binding domain-containing protein, whose translation MAVKAFILIDTSPGKAREVAGRIRQVPGVSVAHAVTGPHDIIAIAEAADVTALGELVVQKIQSVGGVNRSLTSIVAD comes from the coding sequence ATGGCAGTCAAAGCTTTCATCCTCATCGACACGTCACCCGGTAAAGCTCGTGAAGTCGCCGGGCGAATCAGGCAGGTCCCGGGAGTCTCGGTCGCGCACGCGGTCACGGGTCCGCACGACATAATCGCGATCGCCGAAGCCGCCGACGTGACCGCGCTGGGTGAACTGGTAGTGCAAAAAATCCAAAGCGTCGGCGGCGTAAACCGCAGTCTTACCTCGATAGTTGCCGACTAG
- a CDS encoding GreA/GreB family elongation factor produces the protein MAELPVIKRLKKELETLKRELTVDLPKELERARAHGDLSENAEWAMAKQRQEFLRARVSNMEARIAELTTINLESIPRDTVGLGSRVQLEDLDEGAVVEYEIVVPEEVDGAQNRISLSSPLGHALIGKAEEDDIEVVTPKGKRSYLVKRLVTIHVLLAQENGGSRD, from the coding sequence ATGGCTGAACTACCGGTGATCAAACGGCTCAAGAAGGAACTTGAGACCCTCAAGCGCGAGCTCACGGTCGACTTGCCGAAGGAACTCGAGCGCGCGCGGGCGCACGGCGATCTGTCCGAGAACGCGGAATGGGCGATGGCCAAGCAACGCCAGGAATTTCTGCGCGCCCGCGTTTCCAACATGGAAGCACGTATCGCTGAGCTAACCACCATCAACCTGGAGTCTATTCCGCGCGACACGGTTGGCCTCGGCAGCCGTGTACAGCTCGAAGACCTCGACGAAGGCGCGGTGGTTGAGTACGAGATTGTCGTGCCCGAGGAAGTCGATGGCGCTCAAAACCGCATCTCACTGTCGTCGCCCCTCGGCCACGCTCTGATCGGCAAAGCCGAAGAAGACGACATCGAAGTGGTAACCCCCAAGGGCAAGCGCTCCTACCTGGTCAAGCGACTGGTGACCATCCACGTCCTGCTAGCTCAGGAAAACGGCGGTTCCCGAGACTGA
- a CDS encoding long-chain fatty acid--CoA ligase — protein MAENFATLAQAFESRAQKYGVRTFLKDKSHKTWQDHSWAAIADAAARLRAGLQKIGIRPGDRVGILSDNSPQWVIVDQAVLGLGGIVVPLYTTSGAEETRHVISDSGAKVVAANGAEHVKKLCALAPSLPELRTILAMHSGAALEAAHDGGPAVTTMAASSESSPAGIVEGSREDIATLIYTSGTTGPPKGVVLTHGNLLANCADSQKALTLGETDMTLSFLPVAHSFERTAGYYTVMIAGGTIAYAEGLASIASNLLEIQPTIVLTVPRLLEVIYGRVMATVKSGSPLRQRLFRAAMATGTSAAQYRHRREPLPPHLAIAMALFRPLVFQKIRGLFGSRLRVLISGGAPLPKDIFRFLAAAEVPLVEGYGLTEASPVVSVNPIDGRIKIGTVGPPLEHVEARTAADGELLLHGPSIMKGYFNRDAETREALDSEGWLHTGDVASIDADGYITITDRKKEIIVLSGGKNISPANLETRLASDPHIAQACVIGDRRKHLAALLVPSLENLREYLAQNGLQERPAHEVVQSPALRQLFQAKLREFNKQLSDVEAIGSFTLVANPFSQENGELTPTLKLRRKVVQEHYRDAIEAMYGA, from the coding sequence ATGGCTGAAAATTTCGCTACGCTGGCGCAAGCATTCGAGAGTCGGGCGCAGAAGTACGGTGTCCGCACTTTCCTCAAGGACAAGTCCCACAAGACCTGGCAGGACCACTCCTGGGCAGCGATAGCGGACGCGGCCGCCCGTTTGCGCGCCGGGCTCCAGAAGATTGGTATCCGGCCGGGGGACCGCGTTGGAATCCTGTCCGACAACTCTCCCCAATGGGTTATCGTCGACCAGGCGGTGCTGGGCCTCGGCGGTATCGTGGTGCCGCTGTACACCACCAGCGGCGCAGAGGAGACCCGCCACGTCATTTCCGATTCGGGGGCGAAGGTGGTGGCGGCCAATGGCGCCGAACACGTGAAGAAGCTTTGCGCACTGGCCCCTTCCTTGCCGGAGCTGAGAACCATTCTCGCCATGCATAGCGGTGCGGCGCTGGAAGCCGCGCACGACGGTGGGCCCGCGGTGACCACGATGGCAGCGAGCAGCGAATCCAGCCCGGCAGGAATCGTGGAAGGGTCCCGCGAAGACATCGCGACGCTCATCTACACCTCCGGCACCACCGGGCCGCCCAAGGGCGTCGTCCTCACGCACGGCAACCTGCTCGCAAATTGCGCAGACTCGCAGAAGGCGCTGACGCTCGGCGAAACCGACATGACGCTGTCGTTCCTGCCAGTGGCACATTCGTTCGAGCGCACCGCCGGCTACTACACGGTGATGATTGCAGGCGGGACCATCGCGTATGCGGAAGGTCTCGCGTCGATCGCATCGAACCTGCTCGAAATTCAGCCGACCATCGTGCTCACGGTCCCGCGCCTGCTTGAAGTTATCTACGGCCGTGTGATGGCAACGGTTAAGTCGGGGTCTCCACTGCGTCAAAGGCTATTTCGGGCGGCGATGGCGACCGGAACGAGTGCGGCCCAGTATCGGCATCGCCGCGAACCGCTGCCCCCGCATCTGGCGATTGCGATGGCGCTGTTTCGCCCGCTGGTTTTTCAGAAGATCCGCGGACTGTTCGGGTCGAGGCTGAGGGTCCTGATCTCGGGTGGCGCGCCGCTGCCTAAGGATATCTTTCGGTTTCTTGCGGCGGCTGAGGTTCCGTTAGTCGAGGGTTACGGGCTGACCGAAGCGTCGCCGGTGGTCTCTGTCAATCCGATAGACGGAAGGATCAAAATCGGCACGGTGGGACCGCCGCTTGAGCATGTCGAGGCACGCACCGCGGCCGACGGGGAGCTCCTGCTACACGGGCCTAGTATCATGAAGGGCTACTTCAATCGTGATGCGGAAACGCGTGAAGCGCTCGATAGCGAAGGGTGGCTGCACACCGGCGACGTCGCTTCGATCGACGCGGACGGCTACATCACGATCACGGATCGCAAGAAGGAAATCATCGTGCTCTCGGGCGGCAAGAATATCTCGCCGGCCAACCTGGAGACGCGACTGGCGTCAGATCCACATATCGCGCAAGCGTGCGTCATCGGCGATCGCCGCAAACATCTTGCGGCCCTGCTGGTTCCGAGTCTCGAGAACCTGCGTGAGTACCTGGCGCAGAATGGGCTCCAGGAGAGGCCGGCGCATGAAGTTGTGCAGTCGCCGGCGCTTCGCCAGCTGTTTCAGGCGAAGTTGCGCGAATTCAATAAACAGTTATCGGATGTGGAGGCGATCGGCTCGTTTACGCTGGTGGCAAATCCGTTCTCGCAGGAAAACGGCGAGCTCACGCCGACGCTAAAACTGCGGCGCAAGGTCGTGCAGGAGCACTATCGGGACGCGATCGAGGCGATGTATGGCGCGTAG